In Aquisalimonas asiatica, the genomic window TCGATTATTGGCTCCGCGGCAACAGGGTCGGCGGGAGGCGGATAGTAGACCCCGCGGACGCCGTTCTCCGCCGGGTGATCCACCGAGCCGCGCTGCGTCCGGTTCGTGTTCCCCGCGTTGTCCAATGCCAGCGCCTCTTCGTGACTGCGAGGGGCGGCATACTGATGGGAATGATGAACGTAACGGCGGTAAAGGGCGTCATGGGCGTCACCGGCCATCCCCTCCGCCTCCACCCGCCGCAGCAGGTCGCGCAGTTCATCGCTCACCTTGTACCGATGACCCATGCCGCCAAGACGCTCCAGGCCTTTGAGAGGGACGCCAGACTCCACGGCAGCGGCGTGCATGATCTCCAGCGGATAATGGGCGAGCGACGGGTCGATATCACGCTCCCAGGTGAACAGGACGTACCAGTTGCTGGCGTCGCCGCGGCTGACCATCTCACGCACATCCGCCTGAATATCCAGCCCCGGCGCATGAAAGCGCTCGTGCAACCGCTCCAGGTGGGCGTCGATCGTCGCATCTCGCCGTCTCTCGTTCAGGTTGCGCAGCACCACAGCGGGGTAGTGAACCACGTCGGGCTGATCCGGGTAGCCACCCCCAACATCCGCATGGACACCAGGCATGACCTGCTCCTCGAAGTGGTCCGGCAGGGGGTCATCCGGGCCCGTGCGCAGCGATGTGGACGGGTAATATCCCCGTTTCTCGTGATACGCCGTAAGGTGCACAACGCGCTGAACGGAGTCCGGGGCGAGACCAAGCTCGATCCCGGTGTGCAGGCCGCGGGCGGCGATCGGGTTATCATTACTGCCGTTCCCCGGAATGCCGATTGACCCGACCGTATCGAACAATCCGGCAAACCGGAAAACCGGCTTGGACCCAGCAAAGTATCCCGGCTCGTTGACGGTCAGGTAGCGTACCTGATTGACGAAAGTGCGGGCCTGGGCGGCACCGCGGCTGAAGCCGAAGACGTCAATTACGACAGAGAGGGCGAGGGGGAACTGGCCAGAGAACCGCCTCAACTCGCCGATCACCTCCTGAATGCGCCGTCCGAAGCTAAACGCGATGCCGCGGTCCGCAAGATCCAGCGGGCCATCTGCATCGCCACCGACTCCGATGCTATAGACCTTCTCCATGAGCGCTTCGTCGTCACCCGGGTGCAATTCAGACAGCTTGCCGACATTCGTCGGCGCCCGATCATCACGTTTCGCGTCGTTGTAGAGGTTATTTCCGGTGCCGTCGAAAAAGGCCCCGAACTGGGGCGGGTCCACTGCAATGGTCAGGGTTACCGTGTCACGGGCGTCCTTGTCGTGGTCGAGCACATGGGCGGTGGCGTCGAGGCCGTTGTCCCGCAGGTGGGAGCGCAGGGCGTCACCGCCCCGTCGGAGCGTCTCAGACGGCACATCCCGGAACAGGTACTGACTCGCCAGGCCATTGCCGCTCACCCGCAGGGAATACAGCTCGTTCGGCTGCAGGCCGCCGAAACGCACGCTGCGGTCGCCATCCGCATCGATGTTGCGCTGGATGGAGCGGTGCTGGCTGATCAACGTCAGCCTGCGCGGTTCCGCGCCCTCATAGCCCCGAAGGCGAACGCGGAACTCCCCCTCTGCCTGGCTGGAGTTCTCATTGAGCGGGTAGAAGGACGCAACCAGGGCTTCCGAAGCAGGGGTAGCGGGCGATGAGGGTTGCTCCAAGGCCG contains:
- a CDS encoding T6SS phospholipase effector Tle1-like catalytic domain-containing protein, which translates into the protein MASPNYFLQRRRRELEQHQAPDPSLNGPREPSTVLGLRSPPAPTAPLTLQSEIRLFQALNPPECHRRRIEHLPLDIRSRVTDWRQCYVVDRAEARRLRRDAQTQFFVRRRGRWQEMGALDIPVLGDDWVAVRRMQLPGDGAAALEQPSSPATPASEALVASFYPLNENSSQAEGEFRVRLRGYEGAEPRRLTLISQHRSIQRNIDADGDRSVRFGGLQPNELYSLRVSGNGLASQYLFRDVPSETLRRGGDALRSHLRDNGLDATAHVLDHDKDARDTVTLTIAVDPPQFGAFFDGTGNNLYNDAKRDDRAPTNVGKLSELHPGDDEALMEKVYSIGVGGDADGPLDLADRGIAFSFGRRIQEVIGELRRFSGQFPLALSVVIDVFGFSRGAAQARTFVNQVRYLTVNEPGYFAGSKPVFRFAGLFDTVGSIGIPGNGSNDNPIAARGLHTGIELGLAPDSVQRVVHLTAYHEKRGYYPSTSLRTGPDDPLPDHFEEQVMPGVHADVGGGYPDQPDVVHYPAVVLRNLNERRRDATIDAHLERLHERFHAPGLDIQADVREMVSRGDASNWYVLFTWERDIDPSLAHYPLEIMHAAAVESGVPLKGLERLGGMGHRYKVSDELRDLLRRVEAEGMAGDAHDALYRRYVHHSHQYAAPRSHEEALALDNAGNTNRTQRGSVDHPAENGVRGVYYPPPADPVAAEPIIEVPVWRP